The proteins below come from a single Ruficoccus amylovorans genomic window:
- a CDS encoding helix-turn-helix domain-containing protein gives MTARRPGPGFPALPDGIAQRAIPGDLNSVFNQLLELTAQRTGLKILFEDLSGITLDHPDLRLEPRFRVHDCAFCTLAKSTAEGHAACIRNKLAVNRRVRRRNGGLGGQCRLGLTDLAEPLARHGRLLGVFYFGSVVVCGTEVVAKANIYRQCRRLRQAPEPYLRILETVPRVTVEELGHHQRTLMLVRELSLRLIEACGLNILTYSSASGSQFMGLQRKLAPLVRAGIEFIQHRYAEALTLADAADSLGCHPDHLGRLFKAQTGLGFHQYLLRVRVACARRLLQSGRFNISQVCYQVGFQDQSHFGRVFRRLSGCTPSQYLHQHRGGRNEGSPSPA, from the coding sequence ATGACCGCCCGTCGCCCAGGGCCGGGCTTCCCCGCACTCCCGGACGGGATCGCGCAACGCGCCATCCCCGGCGACCTCAATTCGGTCTTCAATCAGTTGCTGGAATTGACCGCGCAACGGACGGGGCTGAAAATCCTCTTCGAAGACCTCTCGGGCATCACCCTCGACCACCCGGACCTGCGGCTGGAGCCGCGCTTCCGCGTGCACGACTGCGCCTTTTGCACCCTGGCCAAAAGCACCGCCGAGGGCCACGCCGCCTGCATCCGCAACAAGCTCGCGGTCAACCGCCGGGTGCGGCGGCGGAACGGAGGGCTCGGCGGGCAGTGCCGGCTGGGTCTGACCGACCTGGCCGAGCCGCTCGCCCGCCACGGCCGGTTGCTCGGGGTGTTTTACTTCGGCTCGGTCGTGGTCTGTGGCACGGAGGTCGTAGCCAAGGCCAACATCTACCGCCAGTGCCGCCGCTTGCGGCAGGCCCCTGAGCCCTACCTGCGAATCTTGGAGACCGTGCCGCGCGTCACCGTCGAGGAGCTTGGCCATCACCAGCGCACGCTCATGCTCGTGCGCGAGCTAAGCCTGCGCCTGATCGAAGCCTGCGGATTGAATATCCTCACCTACTCCAGTGCCAGCGGTTCACAGTTCATGGGCCTACAACGCAAGCTCGCCCCGCTGGTGCGGGCCGGCATCGAGTTCATCCAGCACCGCTACGCGGAGGCGCTCACGCTGGCCGATGCCGCTGACTCGCTCGGCTGTCATCCGGACCATCTCGGACGGCTTTTCAAGGCGCAGACGGGACTGGGCTTTCACCAGTACCTGCTGCGTGTGCGCGTCGCCTGTGCCCGGCGCCTGCTCCAATCCGGACGCTTCAACATCAGCCAGGTCTGCTATCAGGTTGGGTTTCAGGATCAGAGCCACTTCGGGCGCGTCTTTCGCC